A region from the Flavobacterium enshiense genome encodes:
- the nrfD gene encoding NrfD/PsrC family molybdoenzyme membrane anchor subunit produces the protein MSSHYEAPIRKPLVLGDKNYHDVTVDVARPVEGKANKQWWIVFSIALAAFLWGAGCMVYTISTGIGTWGLNKTVGWAWDITNFVWWVGIGHAGTLISAVLLLFRQKWRMAINRSAEAMTIFSVVQAGLFPIIHMGRPWLGYWVLPIPNQFGSLWVNFNSPLLWDVFAISTYLSVSLVFWWTGLLPDFAMIRDRAVTPFNKRIYSILSFGWSGRAKDWQRFEEVSLVLAGLATPLVLSVHTIVSFDFATSVIPGWHTTILPPYFVAGAVFSGFAMVNTLLIIMRKVCNLEDYITIQHIELMNIVIMITGSIVGIAYITELFVAWYSGVEYEQYAFLNRATGPYWWSYWLMMTCNVFSPQFMWFKKLRTSIMFSFIISLVVNIGMWFERFVIIVTSLHRDYLPSSWTMFQPTFVDAGIYIGTIGFFFVLFLLYSRSFPVIAQAEVKTIMKTSAENYKREREKEGHHSHNH, from the coding sequence ATGTCGTCTCATTACGAAGCACCCATTAGAAAACCGTTAGTCCTAGGTGATAAAAATTATCACGATGTGACTGTAGATGTAGCTCGTCCTGTAGAGGGTAAGGCAAACAAACAGTGGTGGATTGTATTCTCAATCGCTTTAGCTGCGTTCCTTTGGGGAGCAGGCTGTATGGTTTACACCATTTCTACCGGTATCGGAACATGGGGATTAAATAAAACAGTAGGTTGGGCTTGGGATATCACCAACTTCGTATGGTGGGTGGGTATCGGACACGCCGGAACTCTAATTTCTGCCGTACTATTATTATTCCGTCAAAAATGGAGAATGGCGATTAACCGTTCTGCGGAAGCTATGACCATCTTCTCGGTTGTTCAGGCAGGTTTGTTCCCGATTATTCACATGGGTCGTCCATGGTTAGGGTACTGGGTATTACCGATTCCGAACCAATTCGGTTCGCTTTGGGTAAACTTTAACTCACCATTACTTTGGGACGTATTCGCGATTTCTACGTATCTTTCAGTATCATTGGTATTCTGGTGGACTGGTTTATTACCTGACTTCGCAATGATTCGTGACAGAGCGGTAACACCTTTCAACAAAAGAATCTATTCCATCCTTTCTTTCGGATGGTCTGGTAGAGCTAAAGACTGGCAGCGTTTTGAAGAGGTTTCTCTTGTATTGGCTGGTTTAGCAACGCCGCTTGTACTTTCTGTACATACAATCGTATCCTTTGACTTCGCAACTTCTGTTATTCCGGGATGGCATACTACAATCCTTCCTCCTTACTTCGTTGCGGGTGCGGTTTTCTCTGGTTTCGCGATGGTAAACACATTGCTTATCATCATGAGAAAAGTTTGTAACCTTGAAGATTACATCACTATTCAGCATATCGAATTAATGAACATTGTAATCATGATTACAGGTTCTATTGTTGGTATCGCTTATATCACTGAGTTATTCGTGGCTTGGTATTCCGGAGTAGAGTATGAGCAGTATGCTTTCTTGAACCGTGCTACAGGTCCTTACTGGTGGTCATACTGGTTGATGATGACTTGTAACGTTTTCTCTCCACAGTTCATGTGGTTCAAAAAATTAAGAACCAGCATCATGTTCTCGTTTATCATCTCTCTTGTGGTAAACATCGGTATGTGGTTTGAGCGTTTCGTAATTATTGTTACTTCATTACACAGAGATTATTTACCATCATCTTGGACAATGTTCCAGCCAACATTTGTTGATGCAGGTATCTATATCGGTACAATTGGTTTCTTCTTCGTATTATTCTTATTATATTCAAGAAGTTTTCCTGTAATTGCTCAGGCAGAGGTTAAAACTATTATGAAAACTTCTGCAGAGAACTACAAAAGAGAAAGAGAAAAAGAAGGACATCATTCACACAATCATTAA